A section of the Paenibacillus aurantius genome encodes:
- a CDS encoding transglycosylase domain-containing protein, with the protein MFKDKLKRGLAHFRRPFYRKSGLFLLLTIKWLVIGGIITGFLGAGVAFGYVSALVKDDPVRSREYIMKEMQDDAQTGFVYFNDGTKLGQLRTDEDRRLATHSEIPETLRHAVIAIEDANFYEHHGVSVSGFLRAAKEKLLNEPIQTGGSTLTQQLARRVFLSLDKEMSRKFKELLLSFRLERYMSKDEILTAYLNKVPYGNGATGYNLYGIKAAAKGIFNVEDLNQLNLAQCAYLAGIPQQPSNFSTYNSKGIRDEDNIKKAIVREQQVLRSMRKENYITEEQLQEALNFDIASTFSEKQEKAYNTYPYLMIEAEEKTAEILLKVNNPKLDQEKDPEAYSAALKEMRITLRRGGYQIYTTIDKTIYDAMQAIAQNEKNFSPDDKVKGAEQVGAVLMENKTGAILGMIEGRNFENQVNHATRTFRQPGSTMKPIAAYVPALEKGAIQPAGVIDDVPILLKDGSKGYHIPENWDDDFHGLVTARKALNQSYNIPAIKLFLNDVGIKEAWTYAKKMGINTITKSDEAAQTGVIGGLSKGVSVSELTNAYATIANQGTFNDGYMISKIVDSQGKTVYEHERKPASVFSEETAYLMTDMLRTVITDGTAVSLKKDFKHYGQIPVVGKTGSTQDDADAWFMGYSPDITVGVWAGYEKPVNKLSNAGKNRAKAIWALVMDEAINKKPELFATKEFKRPANIVEMTVSNLSGKLPSDLVASSGHLVTDLFNKKFIPTEVDDVMIPMKYISYNGVNYVPHPETPEEFLHEKVVIKRKEPISSILGKISSVMDKVAKDRRRPLSFYVPLDADNDAPVDTDPRTDDGAAPSAPGGLVFTANGESGRLSFSASGSKDVVGYRLYRSVNRGPFQRVPGQIIEAGNETMFRNVPLAGGFSTFYVTAVDVAGKESPPSQAITGDGSLFDPNSAILPIGGNPQGGSSKPEGPSDGKEGKPGSPSGLRAKSEGMSVQLSWNASPSSEQVTQYTVYYSNKENGSYRKLGTSPINGYLHMSNVTEGFYRVTAENRSGESPPSPSIEVKK; encoded by the coding sequence ATGTTCAAAGATAAACTGAAGCGGGGGTTGGCCCATTTTCGCCGGCCGTTTTACCGTAAATCGGGACTCTTTTTGCTCCTAACGATTAAATGGCTGGTGATTGGCGGAATCATCACCGGATTTCTCGGTGCGGGGGTCGCCTTCGGGTATGTCTCCGCCCTCGTGAAAGACGATCCGGTCCGAAGCCGGGAGTACATAATGAAGGAAATGCAGGACGATGCCCAGACCGGATTCGTGTACTTCAACGATGGAACGAAATTGGGCCAGCTTCGGACGGACGAAGACCGGAGGCTTGCCACCCACAGCGAAATTCCCGAGACGCTGCGCCATGCCGTCATCGCCATTGAGGATGCCAATTTCTATGAGCATCACGGCGTTTCCGTAAGCGGCTTCCTAAGGGCCGCCAAGGAGAAGCTGCTGAACGAACCGATTCAAACGGGAGGAAGCACGCTGACCCAGCAGCTCGCCCGCCGTGTCTTTCTCAGCCTTGACAAAGAGATGAGCCGGAAGTTCAAGGAGCTTCTGCTTTCCTTTCGTCTCGAACGGTATATGTCGAAGGATGAAATATTAACGGCTTATCTGAATAAGGTTCCTTACGGGAATGGAGCAACGGGCTACAACCTGTACGGGATTAAAGCGGCGGCCAAAGGGATATTCAACGTGGAGGACTTGAACCAGCTCAACCTTGCCCAGTGCGCCTACTTGGCGGGAATTCCCCAGCAGCCGAGCAATTTCTCCACGTACAACAGCAAAGGCATCCGCGACGAGGACAACATCAAGAAAGCGATTGTAAGGGAGCAGCAGGTTCTGCGCAGCATGAGAAAGGAAAATTATATTACCGAGGAGCAGCTGCAGGAAGCGCTGAACTTTGATATTGCCTCCACGTTCTCCGAGAAGCAGGAGAAGGCTTACAATACTTATCCTTACTTGATGATCGAAGCCGAAGAGAAAACGGCTGAAATTCTTCTTAAGGTGAACAACCCTAAACTCGATCAAGAGAAGGATCCGGAGGCCTACTCCGCCGCTCTGAAGGAAATGCGCATTACCCTGCGCCGCGGCGGCTACCAGATCTATACGACCATCGACAAAACGATTTATGACGCCATGCAGGCCATTGCCCAGAACGAGAAGAACTTCTCGCCCGACGATAAGGTCAAAGGTGCCGAGCAGGTCGGTGCCGTCCTCATGGAGAACAAGACCGGCGCCATCCTCGGGATGATCGAAGGACGAAACTTTGAGAACCAGGTCAACCATGCCACACGTACCTTCCGGCAGCCCGGTTCCACCATGAAGCCCATCGCCGCTTATGTGCCGGCTCTCGAGAAAGGCGCCATCCAGCCGGCCGGGGTCATTGACGACGTGCCGATCCTTCTCAAGGACGGCTCCAAGGGCTATCATATTCCCGAGAACTGGGATGATGACTTCCATGGCTTGGTTACAGCCCGCAAGGCCTTGAACCAGTCCTACAATATCCCGGCCATCAAGCTGTTCTTAAACGACGTAGGCATCAAGGAAGCCTGGACCTACGCCAAAAAAATGGGGATCAACACCATTACAAAATCCGATGAAGCGGCCCAAACCGGGGTAATCGGCGGTCTGAGCAAAGGCGTTTCGGTATCCGAGCTCACGAACGCGTACGCCACGATCGCGAACCAGGGAACGTTTAACGACGGGTACATGATCAGCAAAATCGTCGATTCCCAAGGCAAAACGGTCTATGAGCATGAACGCAAGCCGGCCTCGGTCTTCTCCGAGGAAACCGCCTACCTGATGACGGATATGCTGCGTACGGTTATCACCGACGGGACCGCCGTCTCGCTTAAGAAGGACTTCAAGCATTACGGTCAGATTCCCGTGGTCGGCAAAACGGGATCGACCCAGGATGACGCCGACGCCTGGTTCATGGGGTACTCGCCGGATATTACCGTCGGCGTCTGGGCCGGCTACGAGAAGCCGGTCAACAAGCTGAGCAACGCCGGCAAGAACCGGGCCAAAGCGATCTGGGCCTTGGTTATGGACGAAGCCATTAACAAGAAGCCGGAGCTGTTCGCCACCAAGGAATTCAAGCGTCCGGCCAATATTGTCGAGATGACCGTCTCCAATCTGTCCGGCAAGCTTCCAAGCGATCTCGTGGCGAGCTCCGGTCATCTGGTGACCGATCTGTTCAACAAGAAGTTTATCCCTACCGAAGTGGACGACGTGATGATTCCGATGAAATACATCTCCTACAATGGGGTCAACTATGTCCCCCATCCGGAGACGCCGGAGGAGTTCCTTCATGAGAAGGTCGTGATCAAACGCAAGGAGCCCATCAGCTCGATCCTCGGCAAAATTTCCAGCGTGATGGACAAAGTGGCGAAGGACCGCCGCAGGCCGCTCAGCTTCTATGTCCCGCTCGATGCGGACAATGACGCTCCGGTGGATACCGATCCCCGTACCGATGACGGTGCTGCTCCAAGCGCTCCGGGAGGGCTGGTCTTTACCGCCAATGGAGAAAGCGGACGCCTTTCCTTCTCGGCCTCGGGCAGCAAGGATGTCGTCGGGTACCGGCTTTACCGCTCCGTTAACCGCGGACCGTTCCAGCGGGTTCCCGGCCAAATCATTGAAGCCGGGAATGAGACCATGTTCCGCAACGTTCCGCTCGCGGGGGGCTTCTCCACCTTCTACGTAACGGCCGTGGACGTGGCCGGCAAGGAGTCTCCTCCAAGCCAGGCCATTACCGGCGACGGAAGCCTGTTCGACCCCAACTCGGCCATTCTGCCTATCGGAGGGAACCCGCAAGGCGGCAGCAGCAAGCCGGAAGGACCCAGCGATGGGAAAGAAGGCAAGCCCGGCTCGCCTTCCGGCCTGAGGGCCAAATCGGAAGGGATGTCGGTTCAGCTTTCCTGGAACGCCAGTCCTTCTTCCGAGCAGGTGACCCAGTATACCGTCTATTACAGCAACAAGGAGAACGGTTCTTACCGCAAGCTGGGCACCTCTCCGATTAACGGCTACCTGCATATGTCGAATGTCACCGAAGGCTTCTACCGGGTCACCGCGGAGAACCGCTCCGGGGAGTCCCCTCCCTCCCCCTCTATCGAAGTTAAGAAATAA
- the tyrS gene encoding tyrosine--tRNA ligase — protein MVKWNELSEEQQKEVNRQWELFSRGAAEIVPEEELKDKIIQSVATGTPLKVKLGLDPSAPDIHVGHTVVLHKLRQFQEAGHQVQLIIGDFTGRIGDPTGKSETRKQLTEEDVTRNAETYRKQIFKILDADKTQVYFNSEWLAPMTFADVVGLSAKLTVARMLERDDFSKRYAGGLPIHIHEFFYPLMQGYDSVALKSDVELGGTDQKFNLLMGRTLQKEYGVPAQAALMLPLLEGLDGVNKMSKSLGNYIGIDEAPNEIYGKSMSIPDELMIKYYELATDISNEELAALRQGLTDGTVHPRDAKMKLAASFVRMYHGEEAAKEAEQHFVTVFQQRSLPDEIEEVTVPSSELDNGKIRLVKLLVTAGLQASNGEAKRSIQQGAVKINEEKNDDPQAEIALADGDIIQVGKRKFAKIRLA, from the coding sequence ATGGTTAAATGGAATGAATTAAGCGAAGAGCAGCAGAAGGAGGTCAACCGCCAGTGGGAGCTGTTCAGCCGGGGTGCGGCCGAAATTGTACCTGAGGAAGAGCTGAAGGACAAGATCATTCAGTCCGTCGCCACCGGGACTCCTTTGAAAGTAAAGCTGGGGCTCGATCCTTCCGCACCCGATATCCACGTGGGTCATACGGTGGTCCTGCATAAGCTTCGTCAATTCCAGGAGGCGGGGCATCAGGTTCAGCTGATCATCGGGGATTTCACGGGAAGAATCGGAGACCCCACCGGAAAATCAGAAACCCGCAAGCAGCTGACCGAAGAGGATGTGACCCGCAACGCGGAAACCTACCGGAAGCAAATTTTCAAAATTCTTGATGCGGACAAGACCCAGGTCTACTTCAACAGCGAATGGCTCGCTCCGATGACCTTTGCGGATGTGGTTGGGCTGTCGGCTAAGCTGACCGTTGCCCGCATGCTCGAAAGGGATGACTTCAGCAAGCGTTATGCCGGCGGCCTGCCGATTCATATCCATGAATTCTTTTACCCGCTCATGCAGGGATACGATTCCGTTGCCTTGAAGAGTGACGTGGAGCTGGGGGGAACGGATCAGAAGTTCAATCTCCTCATGGGGCGTACGCTTCAGAAGGAATACGGGGTGCCTGCGCAGGCGGCGCTCATGCTGCCGCTGCTTGAAGGGCTCGACGGCGTGAACAAGATGAGCAAAAGCTTGGGTAACTACATCGGGATTGATGAGGCTCCTAACGAGATCTACGGCAAGTCGATGTCTATCCCGGATGAACTCATGATCAAATACTACGAGCTGGCTACCGACATCTCTAATGAGGAGCTGGCTGCGCTGCGCCAGGGGCTGACGGACGGAACCGTTCACCCGCGGGATGCCAAAATGAAGCTGGCCGCCTCCTTCGTAAGGATGTATCACGGGGAAGAGGCCGCGAAGGAAGCGGAGCAGCATTTCGTGACGGTCTTCCAGCAGCGTTCGCTTCCGGATGAGATTGAGGAGGTTACGGTTCCGTCCTCCGAGCTCGATAACGGCAAGATCCGGCTCGTGAAGCTGCTCGTGACCGCCGGCCTTCAAGCCTCCAACGGGGAAGCCAAGCGGAGCATTCAGCAGGGAGCCGTCAAGATCAACGAAGAGAAGAACGACGATCCCCAAGCGGAGATTGCCCTGGCCGATGGGGACATCATCCAGGTGGGCAAACGTAAGTTTGCCAAAATCCGACTGGCCTAA
- the rpsD gene encoding 30S ribosomal protein S4, with amino-acid sequence MSRYTGPKFKLSRRLGISLSGTGKELAKRPFPPGQHGPGQKRKISGYGMQLQEKQKLRHMYGLNEKQFRNLYTKASKMKGISGENFMVLLESRLDNLVYRLGFANSRAGARQLVSHGHVQVNGKKVDIASYTVSVGDVIGLRERSRGLASIKEAVGNRHHIAAYLDFNDTAMEGRYVRLPERSELSQEIDEKQIVEFYSR; translated from the coding sequence ATGTCTCGTTACACAGGTCCTAAATTTAAACTCAGCCGTCGCCTGGGCATCTCCCTGAGCGGCACCGGCAAAGAATTGGCAAAACGTCCTTTCCCTCCAGGCCAGCACGGCCCAGGGCAAAAAAGAAAAATTAGCGGCTACGGCATGCAGCTGCAAGAGAAGCAGAAGCTTCGCCATATGTACGGCTTGAACGAGAAGCAATTCCGCAACCTGTACACGAAAGCTTCCAAAATGAAAGGCATTTCCGGTGAGAACTTCATGGTTCTGCTGGAAAGCCGTCTGGATAACCTCGTTTACCGTCTTGGGTTCGCTAACTCACGCGCCGGCGCGCGTCAGCTGGTTTCCCACGGACACGTACAAGTTAACGGCAAGAAAGTGGACATCGCTTCCTACACCGTTTCCGTTGGCGACGTAATCGGTCTTCGTGAAAGAAGCCGCGGCCTCGCTTCCATCAAAGAAGCCGTAGGCAACCGCCACCACATTGCCGCTTACCTTGATTTCAACGATACCGCTATGGAAGGCCGTTATGTTCGTCTTCCTGAGCGTTCCGAGCTGTCTCAAGAAATCGACGAGAAGCAAATCGTCGAGTTCTACAGCCGCTAA
- a CDS encoding GGDEF domain-containing protein — protein sequence MAEASLMVNLPCREIPDEPALLLYRSVVSGFALWKEQLPPEREGLLYMYTTNGMEDKLGLDREEGTVWYCVHELPEDARDLWKQAGFCLQSGIRSAWEGAFGVPLADQDGRAIAVVGLFGLAEKSEAYMEKWGNRTAAALVPYVLLSWERELSRLREDRIRAREQLISCKEEVFKLSERLFSLNDGPSILTELLDSLHRFFPNFRVDLLLSQDSQEGSLPAKPLSIFNGTSQISIRAFMEGRLLTEGGPEGIRELAAPLAGKQGVYGVVHFLHERGAELRLDTSVLESAIRAAGAAFENALLYEQSNLLVAELRLINEITRRLNESLKLKEIYSFASSELISIFDADFCCILQHDRSSKQMIVQASNLPALEQAKFTLQEGYAGLIYETREPVIVSDYRENRTFASRLMEMTDSRSLIGCPLYVNGEVIGVILVTHRYPHYFTYDNYKLLQVLSGHIGLAMANASLHAEVRRMVITDNLTGLYTRHYLNEQVSHMQHKDQCGSLIVVDIDDFKGINDTYGHLVGDRILIQVSTIVRSSIRETDIPARWGGEELAIYLPQIGSDAAVRIAERIRCRVLSETDPTVTVSCGISDWRYGDGKISVESLFYKSDMALYKAKHGGKNQHRIG from the coding sequence ATGGCGGAAGCTTCCCTAATGGTTAACCTGCCCTGCCGGGAGATTCCGGATGAGCCGGCTCTACTCCTGTACCGGTCGGTGGTAAGCGGATTTGCCCTTTGGAAGGAGCAGCTGCCTCCGGAGAGGGAAGGTCTGCTATATATGTATACGACGAATGGAATGGAAGACAAGCTGGGCTTGGACCGGGAAGAGGGCACGGTATGGTACTGCGTCCATGAGCTTCCGGAGGATGCTCGGGACCTGTGGAAGCAAGCAGGCTTCTGCCTGCAGTCGGGCATCCGATCGGCGTGGGAAGGAGCTTTTGGAGTTCCGCTTGCTGACCAAGATGGCAGGGCAATTGCTGTTGTCGGCCTTTTCGGCCTCGCGGAGAAATCGGAAGCTTATATGGAGAAGTGGGGGAACAGGACGGCTGCCGCTCTGGTTCCTTATGTGCTGCTTTCCTGGGAGAGGGAATTGTCCCGTCTCAGGGAAGATAGAATTCGAGCTCGCGAACAGCTGATATCCTGTAAAGAGGAAGTCTTCAAGCTGTCTGAGCGGCTCTTCTCTCTAAATGACGGGCCCTCCATCTTAACGGAGCTGCTCGATTCGCTTCACCGGTTTTTCCCGAATTTTCGGGTAGACCTGCTTCTTTCCCAGGACAGCCAGGAGGGAAGCCTCCCGGCGAAGCCCTTGAGCATTTTTAACGGAACCAGCCAGATCTCTATCCGGGCGTTCATGGAGGGACGTCTCCTTACCGAAGGAGGACCGGAGGGGATTCGGGAGCTGGCGGCTCCCCTGGCAGGCAAGCAGGGCGTGTACGGCGTCGTTCATTTCCTGCATGAGAGAGGGGCCGAGCTCCGTTTGGATACGAGCGTGCTGGAATCGGCGATCCGGGCGGCCGGCGCGGCGTTCGAGAACGCTCTGCTGTACGAGCAGTCCAATCTGCTCGTCGCAGAGCTGCGGCTTATTAATGAAATTACAAGAAGGCTGAACGAAAGCTTGAAGCTGAAAGAGATCTACAGCTTCGCTTCCTCGGAGCTGATCTCTATTTTCGATGCGGATTTCTGCTGCATTCTCCAGCACGACCGGAGCAGCAAACAGATGATCGTCCAGGCAAGCAATCTGCCGGCCCTTGAGCAAGCGAAGTTTACGCTTCAGGAAGGTTATGCCGGATTGATTTACGAAACCCGGGAGCCGGTAATCGTCTCCGATTACAGAGAGAACCGGACGTTCGCTTCCCGGCTCATGGAAATGACGGACTCGCGCTCTTTAATCGGGTGCCCCTTGTATGTGAATGGGGAGGTGATCGGAGTCATCCTGGTGACTCACCGGTATCCCCATTATTTTACGTATGACAATTACAAGCTTCTCCAGGTGCTTTCCGGGCATATCGGCTTGGCGATGGCGAATGCTTCCCTGCATGCGGAAGTAAGAAGGATGGTCATCACCGACAACCTGACGGGCTTGTACACGAGGCATTATTTGAACGAGCAGGTTTCCCACATGCAGCATAAGGACCAATGCGGTTCGCTGATTGTAGTGGATATCGACGATTTTAAAGGCATCAACGATACGTACGGTCATCTGGTAGGAGACCGCATTCTCATCCAGGTCAGTACGATCGTCCGTTCATCCATCCGGGAAACGGATATCCCCGCCCGGTGGGGTGGGGAAGAGCTGGCCATTTATCTCCCCCAGATCGGAAGCGATGCCGCTGTCCGCATAGCGGAAAGAATTCGCTGCCGGGTGTTGAGTGAGACGGATCCGACGGTCACCGTCTCCTGCGGCATTTCGGACTGGAGATACGGGGACGGCAAGATCAGCGTGGAATCGCTTTTCTACAAATCGGATATGGCCTTGTACAAAGCCAAGCACGGCGGAAAGAATCAACACCGGATAGGGTAA
- a CDS encoding TVP38/TMEM64 family protein: MYAGILAAAAWLIYFLFFTRTGLRLTHVNMRDLSEDLQALGPYALLLGMLAVFIQTLIPIVPFMLVAGANVLVFGLVQGVTINYMMACIGAAAAFFFARYYGHSWVEKKLDRYPAVLEFNKRLETHGFFYVLVGRLIPILPSTAINLGAGVSKIRVSHFILATLIGKLPIVYLESTIAHDMLHIHRYKGRLVLYVVIFLVLLYIGSLFKSKITGKSNSPKK, translated from the coding sequence ATGTACGCAGGTATCCTGGCCGCGGCCGCCTGGCTCATTTATTTTCTTTTCTTCACCCGGACCGGTCTCCGGTTAACGCACGTCAACATGCGGGATTTGTCGGAGGACCTTCAGGCTCTCGGGCCTTATGCGCTTCTTCTCGGTATGCTCGCGGTTTTTATCCAGACCCTTATCCCGATCGTTCCTTTTATGCTGGTGGCCGGGGCGAATGTTCTTGTCTTCGGGCTTGTCCAAGGAGTTACCATCAACTACATGATGGCCTGTATCGGGGCCGCTGCCGCCTTTTTCTTCGCCCGTTATTACGGGCACTCCTGGGTGGAGAAGAAACTGGACCGGTATCCGGCGGTGCTGGAGTTCAACAAGCGGCTGGAAACCCATGGCTTCTTCTATGTTCTAGTCGGGCGGCTTATTCCCATTCTCCCTTCGACAGCCATCAATCTAGGGGCGGGCGTAAGCAAGATTCGAGTCTCTCACTTTATTCTGGCAACCCTAATCGGGAAGCTCCCGATCGTCTACCTGGAGTCCACCATCGCCCATGACATGCTTCATATTCACAGGTACAAGGGCCGGCTCGTTCTCTACGTGGTCATCTTCCTCGTGCTGCTGTATATTGGGAGTTTGTTTAAAAGCAAAATCACCGGGAAATCCAATTCCCCCAAAAAGTAA
- a CDS encoding HPr family phosphocarrier protein: protein MSNSSNAAIVEISQTANKFRSSIVLQYENKYIDVKSILGLFTTLLTSGQYNLHVHGPDAEEAKTAMSEVFAKHNMAVNVITD from the coding sequence ATGTCCAATTCCAGCAATGCAGCGATTGTGGAAATTTCCCAGACGGCGAACAAGTTTCGCTCTTCGATCGTTCTGCAGTACGAAAACAAGTATATCGACGTAAAAAGCATCCTTGGTCTATTCACCACTTTGCTGACCAGCGGACAGTATAATCTCCATGTCCACGGTCCCGATGCGGAAGAAGCCAAGACGGCCATGAGCGAAGTCTTTGCCAAGCACAACATGGCGGTAAACGTAATCACCGATTAA
- a CDS encoding YlaN family protein codes for MTSSDLLLNLNQKALTLLQEDADKIEKLIEVQMENLTTRKCPLYEEVLDTQMYGFSREIDFATRAGLISESTGKQLLSKLERNLAQLYEALNIKE; via the coding sequence ATGACTTCATCTGATCTATTGTTGAATTTAAATCAGAAAGCACTCACTCTTCTTCAGGAAGATGCCGATAAAATCGAGAAGTTGATTGAAGTTCAGATGGAGAATTTGACAACCCGGAAATGTCCCCTCTACGAGGAAGTGCTGGATACCCAGATGTACGGGTTCTCCCGGGAAATTGATTTTGCCACCAGAGCGGGGCTAATCAGCGAATCAACCGGCAAGCAGCTTCTGAGCAAGCTGGAGCGCAACCTGGCGCAGCTGTATGAAGCCTTAAATATAAAAGAGTAA
- the cax gene encoding calcium/proton exchanger, translated as MKQKLFFIGLGIFFVAAGVAHYTHQGPILQFILSCVAVIFVAGFLGKATESVAHYAGERVGGFLNATFGNAAELIIAIILIKDAVNGKPQLFEMVKASITGSIIGNLLLVLGLSVLLGGIKFKTQRYNVMLAGHNASLMLLAVIALFIPAMFFTKLTPGETNTLSLVVAGILIVCYFLWLYFSMVTHKDELADSQVVDEHQEVPWSKGRSILYLVVATVMVALVSEWLVGTVEEFAHLFGLSELFVGAFLIAIIGNAAEHSAAVMLAMKNKIGAAVEIAIGSSLQIALFVAPVLVFISFFMGETMNIVFTVAELVAIGVSVFIAKSISRDGSTNWYEGVLLIAVYLILGIAFFLV; from the coding sequence GTGAAGCAGAAGTTGTTTTTTATCGGGTTGGGAATCTTTTTCGTGGCGGCCGGAGTGGCCCACTACACGCATCAAGGTCCTATCCTGCAATTCATTCTCTCCTGTGTCGCGGTCATTTTCGTAGCCGGGTTTCTCGGCAAAGCTACGGAGAGTGTCGCTCATTACGCGGGAGAACGGGTAGGAGGCTTCCTGAACGCCACCTTCGGGAACGCCGCCGAGCTGATCATCGCCATCATCCTGATCAAGGATGCCGTAAACGGCAAGCCGCAGCTGTTCGAAATGGTAAAGGCGAGCATTACCGGTTCGATCATCGGCAATCTGCTGCTGGTCCTTGGCCTGAGCGTTCTCCTGGGCGGCATCAAATTCAAAACCCAGCGTTACAACGTCATGCTGGCCGGGCATAATGCTTCTCTGATGCTCCTTGCGGTCATCGCCCTCTTCATCCCGGCCATGTTCTTTACCAAGCTGACCCCAGGGGAAACGAATACCCTCAGTCTCGTGGTAGCCGGTATTCTGATCGTCTGCTACTTCCTGTGGCTGTACTTCTCCATGGTGACCCATAAGGACGAGCTCGCGGATTCCCAGGTAGTGGACGAACACCAGGAGGTTCCGTGGAGCAAAGGACGCTCCATCCTCTATCTGGTCGTGGCTACCGTTATGGTCGCCCTGGTCAGCGAATGGCTGGTGGGAACCGTGGAGGAATTCGCCCATCTATTCGGCTTGTCCGAGCTTTTCGTCGGGGCCTTCCTGATCGCCATAATCGGGAACGCCGCCGAGCATTCCGCCGCGGTTATGCTGGCCATGAAGAACAAAATCGGAGCCGCCGTCGAGATCGCCATCGGCAGCTCCCTGCAGATCGCCTTGTTCGTGGCCCCCGTGCTGGTCTTCATCAGCTTCTTCATGGGCGAGACCATGAACATTGTCTTTACCGTTGCGGAGCTCGTGGCGATCGGAGTCAGCGTCTTCATCGCGAAATCCATATCGCGGGACGGCTCGACCAACTGGTACGAAGGCGTGCTGCTGATCGCCGTCTACCTCATTCTCGGCATCGCCTTCTTCCTCGTTTGA
- a CDS encoding Asp23/Gls24 family envelope stress response protein yields the protein MAEENQAGFIRISDDVVSTIAGLAAMDTPGISGMSGGISEGLAKRLSGKNVQRGVTVEVGQLEAAIDLRVIVHYGTNIQEVCHELQLNVREAVENMTGLRVVEVNVKVEGVAFREREEEPEDPNRVK from the coding sequence ATGGCAGAAGAAAACCAAGCAGGATTTATTCGCATATCCGATGACGTAGTATCCACCATCGCAGGGCTTGCCGCTATGGATACCCCAGGAATTTCGGGGATGTCCGGAGGAATCTCGGAGGGCCTGGCCAAGCGGCTGAGCGGCAAAAACGTCCAAAGGGGCGTAACCGTTGAAGTCGGCCAGCTGGAAGCGGCCATTGACCTTCGGGTTATCGTGCATTACGGCACGAACATTCAAGAGGTTTGCCATGAACTGCAGCTGAACGTGCGGGAAGCCGTGGAGAACATGACAGGCCTTCGAGTAGTGGAAGTAAACGTTAAGGTGGAGGGCGTAGCCTTCCGAGAGCGGGAGGAAGAGCCCGAGGATCCGAACCGCGTCAAATAA
- the ftsW gene encoding putative lipid II flippase FtsW → MTSPRRGTPDFLLLFLTLALVAFGLMMVYSSSSMVSTFKYDNSFIFAKKQAVAVGLGAVGMLFFMNVPYSKLKKWTLPLFAIVLLLLVLVLFIGNGDTQYGARSWIDLGPFNLQPAEFAKLAVILYLANLIRKKGDKMYDLKKGLIPCLVITGILAFLIMLQPDLGSCLVLVLGAMVIITIGGANLKHIFVLGGSALALGIAYFGLSYLSNPNSSNYRLKRITTLFDPWSDSSDSTYQMVNSLLAFGHGGFTGTGLSRSIQKINFLSQSHSDFIFAIIGEELGFLGTSLFLLVYCLFVWRGIVVSLRNPDPYASLIGVGIMSMIAIQTLINIGGVTNSIPMTGITLPLISYGGSSVLATMISMGMVLSISRDQTKPSPNKKRT, encoded by the coding sequence ATGACTTCCCCAAGGCGAGGAACACCGGACTTTCTGCTTTTGTTCTTGACCCTTGCTCTCGTCGCCTTCGGGTTGATGATGGTATACAGCTCCAGCTCGATGGTGTCTACCTTTAAATATGACAACTCCTTCATCTTCGCCAAGAAGCAGGCCGTTGCGGTCGGATTGGGCGCCGTCGGCATGCTGTTTTTTATGAATGTTCCTTACAGCAAGCTGAAGAAATGGACCCTGCCTTTGTTCGCGATTGTCCTACTCTTGCTGGTGCTGGTTCTCTTCATCGGAAACGGGGACACCCAATACGGGGCCCGAAGCTGGATCGACTTGGGGCCTTTCAATCTGCAGCCTGCCGAGTTCGCCAAGCTGGCCGTCATTCTGTATTTGGCCAACCTGATCCGCAAAAAAGGGGACAAGATGTACGACCTTAAAAAAGGGCTGATCCCCTGCCTGGTAATCACAGGTATCCTGGCTTTCCTGATTATGCTGCAGCCTGACTTGGGTTCGTGCTTGGTGCTGGTCTTAGGCGCCATGGTCATCATCACCATCGGGGGAGCCAACCTGAAGCATATCTTCGTGCTTGGAGGATCAGCTCTTGCTCTTGGTATCGCCTATTTCGGCCTTTCCTACCTGAGCAACCCTAACTCGAGCAATTACCGGCTAAAGCGGATCACGACTTTGTTCGACCCCTGGTCCGACAGCTCGGATTCCACCTACCAGATGGTCAATTCCCTGCTCGCTTTCGGGCATGGAGGGTTTACGGGAACCGGGCTGAGCCGAAGCATTCAGAAAATCAACTTTCTGTCCCAATCGCACAGCGATTTCATCTTTGCCATTATCGGGGAAGAACTGGGCTTCCTGGGGACGAGCCTGTTCCTCCTTGTGTACTGCTTGTTTGTATGGCGGGGAATCGTCGTTTCCCTGCGCAACCCCGATCCATACGCGTCCCTCATCGGGGTAGGCATCATGAGCATGATTGCCATCCAGACCCTGATCAACATCGGCGGAGTAACGAATTCCATCCCGATGACGGGGATCACCCTTCCCCTGATCAGCTACGGCGGGTCATCGGTACTTGCTACCATGATCTCCATGGGCATGGTGCTCAGCATCTCACGGGATCAGACCAAACCGTCCCCCAACAAAAAGAGAACTTGA